A stretch of Rhea pennata isolate bPtePen1 chromosome 18, bPtePen1.pri, whole genome shotgun sequence DNA encodes these proteins:
- the URM1 gene encoding ubiquitin-related modifier 1 isoform X1, whose protein sequence is MGEERPGRGFVMVTGRWLRMGVERRSSRVSDLSKLELSHGDIRNLLKWIKQNLLKERPELFIQGDSVRPGILVLINDADWELMGELDYKLQDQDNVLFISTLHGG, encoded by the exons ATGGGAGAGGAGCGGCCGGGAAGGGGCTTTGTCATGGTTACAGGCCGGTGGCTGAGAATGGGGGTGGAGCGGCGCTCGTCCAGAGTTAGTGACCTCAGCAAATTGGAGCTCAGCCACG gGGATATCAGAAACCTGCTAAAGTGGATCAAACAGAATTTGTTGAAAGAACGACCGGAATTATTTATACAAGGGGATTCTGT gaggccaggAATTTTGGTGCTCATCAACGACGCAGACTGGGAGCTAATG GGTGAGCTGGATTATAAACTCCAGGACCAGGATAATGTGCTTTTCATCTCAACATTACACGGCGGGTGA